The following coding sequences lie in one Apium graveolens cultivar Ventura chromosome 1, ASM990537v1, whole genome shotgun sequence genomic window:
- the LOC141713847 gene encoding cytochrome P450 CYP736A12-like yields the protein MVRHHGHRPPQGPIGLPFIGHLHMLRKFMYHTLYKLSQKYSPIIMIRLGSVPCIIVSFPDTAEIFFKTHDKVFDSHPKSQTVEYLSYGTKGMVFSKYGVYRRNVRKFCTMELLSIAKVDSMSGLRREELDLLVRSLRSAAGTGEIMDVSEKVTRLIHDMNYRMLFGKSKDDRFDLSEIIHELGELAGAFNIADYVPILSALDL from the coding sequence ATGGTACGACATCACGGCCACAGGCCTCCGCAGGGTCCCATAGGTTTACCATTTATCGGTCACCTCCACATGTTAAGAAAATTTATGTATCACACTCTCTACAAGTTGTCACAAAAATATAGTCCCATAATAATGATCCGCCTAGGATCCGTCCCTTGTATTATAGTGTCGTTTCCGGATACTGCTGAAATCTTCTTCAAGACTCACGACAAGGTTTTTGATAGCCATCCTAAATCTCAGACTGTGGAGTATTTATCCTATGGCACCAAAGGcatggtattttctaagtatggtgTGTACCGGCGGAACGTGAGGAAGTTTTGCACAATGGAGCTTCTCAGCATTGCGAAAGTCGACTCTATGTCCGGATTAAGGAGAGAGGAGCTCGATTTGCTGGTGAGGTCCCTAAGAAGTGCAGCAGGGACTGGTGAGATTATGGATGTTAGCGAGAAGGTGACGCGTCTGATACACGACATGAATTATAGAATGTTGTTTGGAAAAAGCAAGGATGATAGGTTTGACTTGAGTGAGATAATACATGAGTTGGGAGAGCTTGCAGGAGCCTTTAACATTGCTGATTATGTTCCAATTTTAAGTGCACTTGATCTCTAG